ATCCATGCCCTCAACCGCTTTGAACAGATTGACATCCTCTTCTGTCAAAGCATCTGCATAATTGAGAACAAGCAGGATTAAGTCTGCTTCCTTTAAAACCTTTCTGGACTTTTCAACACCAATTCTTTCAACAATGTCCTCTGTTTCACGGATACCTGCCGTATCTAGCAGACGAAGAGGTACACCGCGGACATTAACATATTCCTCAATAACATCTCTTGTCGTACCAGGAATATCTGTTACGATTGCCTTATTATCTTGGACCAAGCTGTTCAACAATGAGGATTTTCCTACATTAGGCCGTCCTACAATAACCGTTGAAAGTCCTTCTCTTAATATTTTGCCTTGCTGAGAAGTCTGAAGCAGCTTCTTTATCTCCGCCTGTACAAACCGAGATTTATCGAGCATAAGCTGATGAGTCATTTCTTCCACATCATCATATTCAGGATAATCTATATTAACCTCAACTTGCGCGAGTGTCTCTAATATTTCTTGTCTCAAGGTTCTAATCAGCTTTGAAAGTCTTCCTTCCATTTGTCCAAGGGCTACATTCATTGCTTTGTCCGTTTTCGCTCTGATCAAATCCATGACTGCTTCTGCTTGGGACAAATCGATTCTTCCATTTAGAAATGCTCTTTTCGTAAATTCACCTGGTTCAGCAAGTCTTGCACCGTTCGTTACAAGCAACTGAAGCAAACGATTTACAGAAGCCATTCCGCCATGACAGTTAATTTCAATAACATCCTCTTTAGTGAATGTTTTTGGTCCCTTCATTACAGAAATCATTACTTCCTCAATTGTTTCATCCGTAGCCGGGTCAATGATATGCCCATAATGAATAGTATGACTTGCTACCTCTTTTATCTTTTTATTTCCTATACTTTTAAATACCTTATCTGCAATCGCAAATGAGTCTGGCCCACTCAATCTTACAATCGCAATCGCTCCCTCTCCCATTGGTGTGGAGATTGCAGCTATAGTATCAAATTCCATGCTGTCACCTCAAATCATTAAAAATCTATATATAGAAACTGATGTAAACTTATCAACAACTCATTTAATTGTTACAATAGATTAGATTATCATATCCACAACTTTTAAAAAAGAAAAAAATCCGCACACTTATCCACATTACTATTCTTTATTATTACCATTTTATCTTATCCACATGTGAATAACAATAAAACGCACCAAAAATAGCGCTGTTCAGACAAATAATTCACAGATTTTATGGCTATTTTGCCGAATATGCTCTGTAAAGATGAATACTGGTTAACTTTTGAAGGGAATTTTGCAGAATGTTAATGTAAGA
This DNA window, taken from Niallia sp. Man26, encodes the following:
- the mnmE gene encoding tRNA uridine-5-carboxymethylaminomethyl(34) synthesis GTPase MnmE is translated as MEFDTIAAISTPMGEGAIAIVRLSGPDSFAIADKVFKSIGNKKIKEVASHTIHYGHIIDPATDETIEEVMISVMKGPKTFTKEDVIEINCHGGMASVNRLLQLLVTNGARLAEPGEFTKRAFLNGRIDLSQAEAVMDLIRAKTDKAMNVALGQMEGRLSKLIRTLRQEILETLAQVEVNIDYPEYDDVEEMTHQLMLDKSRFVQAEIKKLLQTSQQGKILREGLSTVIVGRPNVGKSSLLNSLVQDNKAIVTDIPGTTRDVIEEYVNVRGVPLRLLDTAGIRETEDIVERIGVEKSRKVLKEADLILLVLNYADALTEEDVNLFKAVEGMDYIVIVNKTDLPQKIDMERIKELSANQKMVTTSLLQDKGINQLEEAISSLFFEGAIEASDMTYVSNTRHISLLNQALQSINEAISGVEMGTPIDIVQIDLTRTWELLGEIIGDSVHESLIDQLFSQFCLGK